The following is a genomic window from Geoalkalibacter halelectricus.
GCACCCCTGATCACGGTACTGCTTGAGCCCGGTGAACTCCCCACGCCGCCACCCCGATAAACCTTTTTTTCACCAGTGGGGGGTCCCTGAGGATTGATTCCGGGGGATTTGTTGTAGTACTCCGGGTCGTACCAGTCGGACACCCACTCATAAGCATTGCCGCTCATGTCGTGAAAACCTAGAGGGTTTGGCGGAAATTGCCCGACGGGAAGAGGCCAATCGAGGGGCTCAGGGTAATTGACTCCCGGCTCGATCAGGCCCGTATCCGTGGCAAACGGGACCACCTTGCCGCGACTGCGCGCGGCGTATTCCCACTGCGCCTCGGTGGGCAGCGCGAAAGGCAGACCCGTTTGCTCGCCGAGCCAGGCACAGTAATCGTTGGCCCCCTGCCAGTTCACACCCGCGGGGTGATCGGGGCCGCCCCGCCAGGGTTCACTGATGTCATCCGCCATCGTTGGTCTGCGGCCGGTCACCTTTGAAAAAAGATCGTGCTCGCCAAAGGTGATCTCGTAGCGGCTCATGTAGTAGCTGTCGAGGGTGACCTTGTGGGCGGGGCGGGAGTCTGCATACATGGGATGGAAATAACCATAAACCTCATCTCCGAAAACATTGACAAACGTGCTTTTTGTATCGCCCATCATAAAGCTGCCCCCTTTGACGAAAATCATCTCGCCAAGTGTGCGCTCAATCAGCGCTTGAATTTCCATATCGCCATGGGGCAAATTCGTCCCTTGAGCCGCCTGGGGCTGGCTGCAGGCGCTTAATAAAACGAGGAGTATGATCCACAATTGATTCTTCACCTTCATCTCCTTGCTAAGCCAACGCGATGCCGTTGTCGCGCACTGCGGCGGTATGAACTTGAGGTTGGCGAGTCAAGTTGGAAGCGTTCTTCAAGAACTGCCTCATTCTGATAAATTCACGTTCTTGCGCCCCGTCGAGGAAACGATACAGGATGCTTTCCCCCTCACGCCAGGTCCAATCATCAATGCCAGCTTCCGGCGCGGGGCGCAGTCGGCTTCCATCCATGGTGAGGTGTTCCATGATTTCTTTGTATTCGTTCCAGGTCTGAATGGTTTCGAGAATGGTCAAAATAGCATCTTCCTGAAGCTCGGCTCTGAGAGGAAAGGGCCATTGGCTTTGACAAAGAGCGCGCAAAAGTCGTCCCTTCCCTTCCGGCGCCTGAAAAAGCACAAGGTCGGGATTGCGCAAAATCCGCTCGGCCAAACGCATGGCCTCCTGCTGATTAACCCGAACGTCCTGCAAATTTCTTAGCGCACGTTGGATTGATGTCCGCATGACATCTCGGAATTCGACGCCCTTTTCATAGGCAACTTCTATCAGCTCTCCCGCCAACAAAACGTAAGACCGTAAGATATCGAAATACCTGAATGCATCTTCACTCATAAAATCCAAGAAACTGAAATCGTTGTTCTTGAGTTGGTGATAAACGAACAAGCAGAATTCGGCGATGGTGTTGCCGTGGACGGAAAAAACAAAGCCGCCACCGCCGCCCTGAATCAGTGAGGTGTCAGTTCGCACCCCTGGTTTTGGCTCGCGAGCCCTTTTTCGCGAGTCGTTTTGAGTGTCACCCCCGCCCGTCCGGGTTGTTTTGTCGGGCTGACGGTGCTGTTCTTTGACAATTCAGCTGATTTTTACAGGATGTTGCCTTTCCGTGGCTGTTTCAGGGCGAGCGATGGCGCCCCCATCCTGATGGTGGGGCTGTTCAGTGCCCTGGTTGTCGTGATCCCGCTCAACCATAAGCGAACCGTCGGTAGGTTCTGCTGAAGGCGTCATACTGATCATGGGCATGCCGACTGAAGCGCAACGTCAGGGTGTGCGCGTGACGGATGAAACGCCCGGCGAAGTAGACCAGATCCTGAATCACCGTCTTGAGCCGGCGGCGCTGTTTGGCCCGCCGACGCTGCTTGCCGCTCATCAGGCCGACCTGGCCCACGGCGCGCAGAATGTTGTAGGCCAGCCCGGCACAGTGCATGACCAGAGTGTTGGTGGCGAACTTGCCTGACGGCAGTCGCTCAAGGCCCATATCGCTCTTGAGTTCGGAATGGTACTGCTCGCACAGCGCATGTCCCTTGTAGAGTTCAATCACCTTGTCCTTGGCAACCGACAGGCTGGTCCACCAGCCTTCGATTTCAATGTCCGGGACCAGCAGCTCGGTGCCGTCTTTTTCGAAATAGCGCTCCGTGGCCCGCAACACGCGCCGCAGCTTGATGGTCTGCTTCTCACCATCCTCGTCCTGGTAGGTGCGTTCGATGGTTTGCGTCATGATGGCGATCCGGCCTTTTTTGTCCTGCTGGATCATCTTGCCGTGGGCAAAGACCTCGCCGGCTCTGGCCGGCACGTCGGTCCCCCGGGGATTCCACTTGACGATGAAGTCGACGTTCTCTTGCTTGAGGGCCACCAGAGTCGCCATGGCATCGTGGGCGCTGTCCAGCCGCACCAGCAGGGGAGCCTCGGTCAACTGCCGGCTCTTATGGATCGCCCGCAGCAAAAAGGGGACAAACCCCTCCTGGGCATGTTGGGAACCGGGACGATGCTCGATTTCCAGACACCAGCCCTCCAGCCCCAGCCAGGCCGCAATCGGGGCGAAGCCGTGGAACTTGCGATAGGTCCAGGAGGCCCCCTCTTTCTTGGTGTTGGAGTTGTCCTGGGTGAAGACATCCAGGTCCAGCGGCATGTGCCCGGTCTCAAGCGTCGAGAATTCGGCCTTGGCTTTTTTGAGAAACTCCACCGTGCAGAAGTCGACAATGCGCATGGTCGCCTCGGCCACGGCATCCATTCGTTGACGCAGGGTCTCCGGGGACGGGACCTTGTTGACACCCAAGGCCGCAGCGAAGAACGCGTCATCCTCGAAAAAGGGCCGGATCGCCTCGAAGTCGCTCTTTCCCTGGCAGAGCAGGCCGAGATAACAACGCAGCACATCGGCCGTGGCAACACCCTTGCAGGGCGCCGCCTTGGCGACCCGCGAGTTCAACGACGTGAACCTGTTGATCGCCAGGCCGACCAGGGCCACGCCGGACTGGGAGGTGTAGAATTCGCTGTCGGACTGCTCGATGTTGAACCGCGGAAAAGTCACGAAAAAATCTCCATGGGTGAAATTCAAAGCGGTTCGATAATAGCAGAAAAGACGAACAAAATCAGCTGATTGTCAAAGATCGAACAGGAAATTACGATTGCAAGCTCACGGATTCAGGAGCCAGGTTGAGCTCCTCCAGGGTCTGCCCGGCAAAGGTGCCGAGCAGCTGGCTTCTGACGGTGCGGAAGAAGCGCTCGATCTTGCCACGCCCCTGCGGGGTATAGGGGGGCGTGTGAGTGATGGCGATCCCTAGGCAGGCGCAGACCTTCTCCAGGTGACGGCTGCGGAAGGCGGAGCCGTTGTCGACATACAGCTTGCGTGGCAGCCCCCGGCAGGTCAGCGCCTCCCGGAAGACCGACAGAAAGCCGGCCAGGTTCTCCGACAGGGTAAAGCGACCCTGGGTGATCAGCCGGGAGTGGTCATCCAGAAAGGCGATCAGGTAGCTCTTGCGTTTCTTGCCCTCGACCACCACCTGCGGCCCGTGCATCACATCCGCCTGCCAGATGTCGTTGGGGAACTCCGCCTCGAAGCGGCGCCGGTCGACCGGATCGCTGCCGGGCCGCCCCGAAAGACCGGCGTTTTTCAGCACCCGGTAGGCGGTGGACAACCTCAGGGTGTAGCCGGGTGAGACCAGCCCCTTTTTCTCCATCTCATCGATCAGCTGCGCCACCGGCAACAGCGGCTTGGCCTTGCGCAAGCGCGCCAGGGAAAGGACCGTGTCCTCATCCACCTGGCGGGTGCGGCCGAGGTCGCTGCGTGGCGCAGGCTTGAGAGAATCGAGCTGCCGGCCGCTCTTCTCGTAGATGGCCACCCAGCGACGGATGGTGTTGTCGCAGATCCGGGTGCGCGCCGAATGGGGGATGTTCCAGCGCGCTTGCGCCTTCTCTTTGATCCTGCGGCTCCGTTCGCCATGCTCCAGGCGGGTTGCACCCACCAGATCGCTGATCACCCCGAAGCGAAACAGGGCCACCTCTTCCCGTTCTTTGTCTGTCATGAGCACTCTCCTTGAAAAATGGGGAAAGCACTCTCTGTATCACTGCTAGCGCAACGGCGACAGGCAGACACTGCGGTAGGGTGGCGGACCAGGTCCGGAATTGTCACGATCAAAGGAGGTACTGACAGGGATAACGCCGTGAGCAAGCAGCTGTTCGAACGCCTCAGAAACAGAGCCACAAAACAGCCCCAGAACGACGCCGGTCATCCGCTGCAGACGCCTCCACCACTGCCGTTGGCGGGACCTCGGCAGAGCTGGATACCAGCGCTTGACATCGCAACGATGGGAGATTGAGTGAGAGATCTCGGTGATGGCAGAGCGGAACCGGTGCCAGTAGCCGGCCGGCTTCAGACGATGAACCGCCCGGCAGCAGGAACACCGCAGGCGGCGCAGGAAAACCGCGACAGGCAGACAGGAAAAATAGGCGGGAACAAACCCGTGCCACCACAGCGGTTGCCCACAACACGGACACCCGCTCGGTTTGACCCAGGGAAAATCTTTCCCCAGACGCGCAATCTCATTGACGTCGACGGCAACTGACAGTACCAATAAAGCAACTCCTTGCCGGGAGGCCAATCCCTGCATGGAGGGGGCGGTGGAGCTCCGTTAAAGCCCACCGCCCTGCCTCAAAACCATGACGATAATCAGATGCAATTTAATCTGAGATTCTCATTGCCCTCTCTAACACATTCTGAGAATAACCTGCCAGTTTTTATCAACTCAGTCTGGGAACCAACACTGAAGTTTAGAGTTTCGCGATCTTTGAAAATTTGCCGAAGTCGTAAAAATAGTGCTTGACAGGACGACCACCTTGTGTGGCCGCGCCTTCAAAGCGATTGATATTGGAGCGCTTTGAAGGCGCGGCCTCTGGAAGAAGATCTTACCCTTTCTTCCGGAGGCCGCTATGGACACCAAGGGATACGGCCATATCCCCAATGCCCTGTTCGACGCTATCACATTTTTGGCTCAGGCGCTGCCCAAACGTTCGGTTCCGACCTTTCTGGAGTTGCTCTTCGGTGCGATGCTCACCCAGAACGGGTTTGTCACCGAGGCCTGGCTGGCGATCAAGCCGCGGCGCCATTGGAGCAGTTATTTCAAATGGCTCCAGAAGGGGCGCTGGTCCTGGGTGGCCCTCGGGCTGCAAACGGCCCGCCTAGCTCTGCAGCGCACCGATGCCCGGCGCTGCTTTGTCGCCATTGACGATACGCTGATCTTTCGCGGTTCTCGCAAGGCGCCCGAGTCACGCATTCACCACCAGCATGGCCGCAAAGCCAACCGCCCCGATTATGTCCGGGGCCAAAACTGGGTGAGCCTGGCATTGGTGCTGCCGCAGGGTTGGCGATCCCTGGCGCTGCCGGTTCTCTCGCGCCTGCCCAGAGCCACCGGCAACGGCGGCAAACTGGTGGCGGCCAAGACCTTGTTGCGGGTGGCTCGGCGGGTGTTCCGGGAGCGCCTGGTGACGCTTTTGGTCGACTCCTGGTACATGCGCAAGTCCCTGCTGCTTCCAGCCCAAGCCATGGGCTACAAAGTCATCGGCCAGGTGCGTAAGGATACGGCACTTTATCTGCCGCCACCGCCTCACGACGGTAAGCGCGGGCGGCCGAGAAAGTATGGCGACAAGTTGACGCAGGCGCGTGTCGATCAACTGCCGGTAGTGACCCAAAGGATCTTTCTCTACAACGGTTGGAAGACGTTGCACTATCGCAGTTGCGAGGCCCTGGCCTATTTCCTCAATGGACAACGCGTCCGGGTCGTCTGGTCACAGATCGAGAACGAGGACGGAACCTTGCGTCAAACCCGCCTGATCCTGTGCACCGACCTGAGCTTGTCGGCAACGCGTATTCTGTTGGCCTACAACCGCCGCTGGTCCATCGAAGATCTGTTCAACCAGCTCAAAAACCGCTGGGGCTGGAAGGACGCCTGGCAGCAGAGCCGTCAGGTGTTGCACCGCTGGACGCAGATTCTCTCGACCAGCTATGCGCTGCCGCAGTTGCTGGCGCAGATGAACAGCGAGGAGGTGAAAACCCTGGCCTCCATGTCGCCTTGGCGGCATAAGCAACCCGTGACGGCAGGGCGTGTGCGCCAAGGGCTGCAACGGATTTTTGCCCATGTCGATATCCGCAGCCACTGGAACCCGAAAACGGGAAAATTCATGGCCCAAAATCAGGCAAGCAGGCCGGGGCGACCACCGAATCAACGCAAAGCGGCTTAACTTCGGCAAATTTTTGTTATCAATGAACGCTTCCCCTGGCCAGCCTGTGCTGACTCGGGGAGAGGTGTAACTCTAAAGTCCAGTACGGGGTTATTCATATTGAATCCCTTTGGGGATTCTGACCAAATACTCAAAAAAGCGGACCGGTTGATTTATGGATTGTACGTGTTGAGCCAGGAGAAAAAAATAGTGGAGGGCAACCTCTAAGCCCGAAGGGCTTGAATTTGAATAACCCCGGGTCACAACCCGGGGATTATGACCGCTTAACCCTGCGGCAACTCTGAAGGAGTTGAATGTTAATTTTACCAATAAATTCAACCACTCCGTGGTTGCCCTTCCCGGTGCCGTCAACTTGCCCCGCATGCAATACGGGGTTATTCATATTGAATCCCTTTGGGGATTCTGACTAAATGCGCTAATTTTACTCAAAAATAGCTGACCGGTGTAATCAGCAACTTTGCCTACCCAAATTTTCGCAATAAAAAAGTACCACTTAATTAAATAATAGGTATAGGCGTTTAGGGCGCCTTCCCTTTATATTGGTTTAAGCGGTTAGCAGATTTATTGACCATTCTTTTTATAAGGGTGTTGAACAATACCCCTTCAGAATTTCTTCGGTTAAACCTAAAATGATACTCATCCAGATAACCTTGCAAGTGTTCTTTGCTGCAATGGTGATGTATCCCTCTTAACCATCCTTTGATATTCATAATGTGGATATGGACATCAGGGAAGCCTTTGCCTGAAAGTGAAGGTATCTGCTTAAGGTTAGGGTAGTCTTTTTTCAGTGGCTTATATCCCGTCCATTCATCAGTCTTAATAACAGCATCTTTGGATATATGTTTTTCGAAAAAAGGGATAAACGATTTTGATGAGTAATCATCCAATACTTGTGCATAAGCCCTTCCTACGCCTTTTTCGACTATCTCAAGTGCCATGATAACAATCTTTTTGCTGCCATGGGAACGGCCTCTTTTCTGTTCCTCCGGGCCACCAATTACAAACTCGTCAACATGGACTTCCCCGGTTAAAGGGTATCTGCCACTACTTTGCATTGCCTGCTGGATTTTCCATTTGAACGCCCAACATGTTTTTTGTCTGAGACTAAACTCCTTCGATAGCTCCACTGTTGATATTCCCTTTTTCCTGGAAGATAACTTGAATAATATATGAAAAGCAATGTGTTTTGAAAACTTAAGCTTATCGAATGCTGTTCCGGCTGTCGGGCTTTCATCATACTTGCATCTCAGGCATCTTCTAGAGAATGGACGTTTACCTATACAGTATTTGTTATGCCCACACTTCCTGCATATGAAACCTGAACTATGCCATTTAGCAATGCTAAGATATTCATAGCAAGTTGCTTCATCCGGGAAACGCTGAAAAAACTCAATGGAATTCAAACTATCAAAATCTAAGTGTTCATTCATACTGTAAAGGTATCAAATTCAGGGATACCTAAACGCCTATACCTATAATCTTAACATGGCACTTGAGTTTTTTATTGTGAATGAACAGTATGTAAAAAAAGGATTGTGATCTAATATGGTATGTAAATATTTCTTACCGCATTTTCTAATTTATTGTAAAATTGATTGAAGGCATTCATTATTCGATTTCCCCCGTTCGAGGGGCTTGCTCAACTTTCGCACCGCCCGATGCGGTGGTAAAAGGTTGAAACTGCGTTGATCTTTTAGAATTTAGCGGTCGGAAGTAGCAACGAGCGCCGCAATAAGTCCGGTATTTGCGCTATAAAGGCCGCCAACATGGCCATGATCGGCGCCGCCACTGTTTCGGCAAAGCTTTTGACCAGTTGCTCCAATTGATCCAACAGAAGCCGCAAGGCTTCAGCGAAACTCACCTGGCGCAGTTCATCACAGCCGGCATGGAACAAGCTGCCCAGGGTACGCGGATCTTTGCTGGTGCGCCGCGCCAGCGCCAGCATGATGTAGCGCGCAAAGACGATGCTCGTGTGAGCGACCAGCGCATCGTAGCTGCGGCTCTGAAACTCTTTGGCCAAGTTGAGGTAACTCTTGGTGATTTTAAAAAACACCTCGATATCCCAGCGGCGCTTATAAAGCGCGATGATTTGCTCATCGGCCAGTTCAACATCGGTAGAGAGAAGTGCCAGCCATTTCTTTTTGCTGCGATCTCTGACAAAAACGATTTTGGCCATGACCGCTTCGCCCTCGGCATTTTTGCCCAACTCAACCAGAGCCGAGGCGAGAACTTTAGCTCGCCCCCGGCGCTTGTACACGCTTTTGTACAGATCATCCAGGGTGAGATCGAAGCCCTTGTAGCCGTAAGTGATGGTCTTCATCGCCTTGAGCATGCAGATGACCTGCTGTTTTTGCTCAAGTAATCCGATGATCACCGAGGGAAAGGCAAACCAGCTGTCAAAGAGCAGGTAGTCAGCACTGATGCCGCTGTTGCGTGCTTGCATGAGGAGCTCTTTGAGCATTTCGGGCGCCTTTCGCAGGCTCTCGGCCCGACGCCTAAATCCGTTGGTACGCTTGTCAACGGCGGCCATCTCGGTCAGACGGTTTTTCTTATTTGCGGAACTCAGCAGTGAAAACGAGATCGGCACATAAGTTGAGCCATCCGACCACCCCAGGGTCAGCAGCCGAAAGCCGCGATAATAGCGCTTTTGGTTATGGTCGTGGACACGCGCAAGCAGTTCGACTTTTTTACTGCGATCGCGGCTGTAGAGCGAGTCATCGACGATGAAAACCTTGGGCGTCTCTTGCGCGGTGAGCGGCAGGATCTGCGTGCGGATGACGGCTGCGCTCAGCAAGTGCAGAAACTTACGCCAGTTGGCATGCACCGAGTTCAAAAACCGATAGACCGTATCCTTGCCGATCTCGGCGCCCGAACCGGCCGCTTGCAGATAGCGAAAAAGGTTCTTTCCGGTGAAGGCCAGACAGAAGATGACCCGCATCACCGCCACAGGGGCGATTCCGCACTGCTTGAGAATATTGCTTTGCCTTAAGAGTAGTGCGATGCGCTGGTTTTCAAAGAACGAATCAATTTGGTTCTGACATGAAAGAAGATCTGCTACAATACGATTCAAAGCGTCATCTCCTGGGGGATTTTTGGTTGTTTGGCGATAACCAATTCTACCACAGTTGATGGCGCTTTTGTTTAATAATTACAAGTACTTGTCGATTTTTTTCAGCCTGCGAAAGTTGAGTATTTTTATTCTCTGATACCAGAAATAGAAATTTGAAGATAGTGTTCCTGAATGATTCAATCCTTGAATTATCGAATACTTCTAAAATATCAACTGTCTTTCACAGAACTTATTTGAATTTTACATGCACTTTATAATACTCCCCAAAATTCAGACCACAGGTTAAAGTGGAAAAACCTTATTAATTTTACTTGTGGAAACTATGAAAAAAACGAGAAGAAAATTCAGTTCAGCTTTTAAAACTCAGGTAGTTTTAGAGGCAATCAAAGAGCGAGAAAGTTTATCGGAGCTATCAACACGCTTTGAGGTTCACCCAAATGTTATATCGAATTGGAAAAGAGAATTTCTCTCCAAGGCTTCCAATGTGTTTGAGCGCACGTCAAAAGAACCGGAGAACGAGAAAGAAAAGCAAGAACTCTATGCCAAAATTGGGCAGTTAGAGATGGAAAAGGAATGGCTAAAAAAAATTTCAAGAAGGGCCGGTCTATGAAAGAATTGAGAAGCTTTATTTCTGATAGTGAAATGTTAAGCATTCGAAAGCAATGTGAATTAATAGACATGAACCGCAGCATTTACTACTATAAACCTTGTGCAGAGAAGCCAGAAAACCTTCACTATATGCGCCTGATGGATGAGTTTTGGCTTAAGCATCCTACTTATGGAGTATTGCAAATGCAAGATTTTTTAAAAGGTAAAGGGTATAGTGTAAATCACAAGCGAGTACGTAGGCTTTTGCGTAAAATGGGGATAATGGCAATATATCCCAAAAAGAATTTAAGCAAGTTGGGTCATGCCAGTTATATTCGCCCCTATCTATTGCGCAACCTTACCATTGAGAGGCCCAATCAGGCTTGGGCCATTGACATAACCTACATCCCTATGGAAAAAGGGTTTATGTACCTGACGGCTATAATAGATTTGTATAGCCGGTATGTTGTAGGATGGGACATATCCAACAGCCTGGAGGCTACTCATTCATTAGAAGTGCTAAAGAAAGCTATAAAAACCCATGGTGCACCAGAGATTATTAACTCCGATCAAGGAAGTCAGTTTACCAGTGCTCTGTGGACAAACTACCTGGATAATGCTGAAATAAAAGTAAGTATGGATGGTAAAGGCAGAGCCATTGATAATATATTTATCGAACGCCTGTGGAGAACAGTTAAGCAGGATTATGTATACTTGCACCCAGCACAAAACGGCTGGGAACTGCATCAGGGTTTAAAAGATTTCTTTATCAGATACAACACAAAGAAAACACACCAGGGGATAGGACGCAGAATCCCTTTAATGGTTTATCAACAATGTGCGTAAGTTATCAACAAAAGAAAAAAGGACCAAAAAAGAAAACTGTTAATATCGAGAATAACTCTAACGAGTTATTTCCCGATATTAACAGTATGAATAATAATAATATTAAACAATTAAATCAACTTAGTATTTTGTTCTTGTGGTCTAAAGAATAGGTAGTATTATACAGGTATGAATTGACCGAAAAGGGCATCAAAAATATTGCAGCAATATTATGACACAACACCTTCGGCAAACACCACTCTT
Proteins encoded in this region:
- a CDS encoding formylglycine-generating enzyme family protein, coding for MKNQLWIILLVLLSACSQPQAAQGTNLPHGDMEIQALIERTLGEMIFVKGGSFMMGDTKSTFVNVFGDEVYGYFHPMYADSRPAHKVTLDSYYMSRYEITFGEHDLFSKVTGRRPTMADDISEPWRGGPDHPAGVNWQGANDYCAWLGEQTGLPFALPTEAQWEYAARSRGKVVPFATDTGLIEPGVNYPEPLDWPLPVGQFPPNPLGFHDMSGNAYEWVSDWYDPEYYNKSPGINPQGPPTGEKKVYRGGGVGSSPGSSSTVIRGAGTFEREATASWGFRCVINTDQPLPVSADR
- a CDS encoding IS1380 family transposase, with the protein product MTFPRFNIEQSDSEFYTSQSGVALVGLAINRFTSLNSRVAKAAPCKGVATADVLRCYLGLLCQGKSDFEAIRPFFEDDAFFAAALGVNKVPSPETLRQRMDAVAEATMRIVDFCTVEFLKKAKAEFSTLETGHMPLDLDVFTQDNSNTKKEGASWTYRKFHGFAPIAAWLGLEGWCLEIEHRPGSQHAQEGFVPFLLRAIHKSRQLTEAPLLVRLDSAHDAMATLVALKQENVDFIVKWNPRGTDVPARAGEVFAHGKMIQQDKKGRIAIMTQTIERTYQDEDGEKQTIKLRRVLRATERYFEKDGTELLVPDIEIEGWWTSLSVAKDKVIELYKGHALCEQYHSELKSDMGLERLPSGKFATNTLVMHCAGLAYNILRAVGQVGLMSGKQRRRAKQRRRLKTVIQDLVYFAGRFIRHAHTLTLRFSRHAHDQYDAFSRTYRRFAYG
- a CDS encoding DDE-type integrase/transposase/recombinase yields the protein MTDKEREEVALFRFGVISDLVGATRLEHGERSRRIKEKAQARWNIPHSARTRICDNTIRRWVAIYEKSGRQLDSLKPAPRSDLGRTRQVDEDTVLSLARLRKAKPLLPVAQLIDEMEKKGLVSPGYTLRLSTAYRVLKNAGLSGRPGSDPVDRRRFEAEFPNDIWQADVMHGPQVVVEGKKRKSYLIAFLDDHSRLITQGRFTLSENLAGFLSVFREALTCRGLPRKLYVDNGSAFRSRHLEKVCACLGIAITHTPPYTPQGRGKIERFFRTVRSQLLGTFAGQTLEELNLAPESVSLQS
- a CDS encoding IS701 family transposase, producing MDTKGYGHIPNALFDAITFLAQALPKRSVPTFLELLFGAMLTQNGFVTEAWLAIKPRRHWSSYFKWLQKGRWSWVALGLQTARLALQRTDARRCFVAIDDTLIFRGSRKAPESRIHHQHGRKANRPDYVRGQNWVSLALVLPQGWRSLALPVLSRLPRATGNGGKLVAAKTLLRVARRVFRERLVTLLVDSWYMRKSLLLPAQAMGYKVIGQVRKDTALYLPPPPHDGKRGRPRKYGDKLTQARVDQLPVVTQRIFLYNGWKTLHYRSCEALAYFLNGQRVRVVWSQIENEDGTLRQTRLILCTDLSLSATRILLAYNRRWSIEDLFNQLKNRWGWKDAWQQSRQVLHRWTQILSTSYALPQLLAQMNSEEVKTLASMSPWRHKQPVTAGRVRQGLQRIFAHVDIRSHWNPKTGKFMAQNQASRPGRPPNQRKAA
- a CDS encoding IS1595 family transposase, which codes for MNEHLDFDSLNSIEFFQRFPDEATCYEYLSIAKWHSSGFICRKCGHNKYCIGKRPFSRRCLRCKYDESPTAGTAFDKLKFSKHIAFHILFKLSSRKKGISTVELSKEFSLRQKTCWAFKWKIQQAMQSSGRYPLTGEVHVDEFVIGGPEEQKRGRSHGSKKIVIMALEIVEKGVGRAYAQVLDDYSSKSFIPFFEKHISKDAVIKTDEWTGYKPLKKDYPNLKQIPSLSGKGFPDVHIHIMNIKGWLRGIHHHCSKEHLQGYLDEYHFRFNRRNSEGVLFNTLIKRMVNKSANRLNQYKGKAP
- a CDS encoding IS4 family transposase, whose amino-acid sequence is MNRIVADLLSCQNQIDSFFENQRIALLLRQSNILKQCGIAPVAVMRVIFCLAFTGKNLFRYLQAAGSGAEIGKDTVYRFLNSVHANWRKFLHLLSAAVIRTQILPLTAQETPKVFIVDDSLYSRDRSKKVELLARVHDHNQKRYYRGFRLLTLGWSDGSTYVPISFSLLSSANKKNRLTEMAAVDKRTNGFRRRAESLRKAPEMLKELLMQARNSGISADYLLFDSWFAFPSVIIGLLEQKQQVICMLKAMKTITYGYKGFDLTLDDLYKSVYKRRGRAKVLASALVELGKNAEGEAVMAKIVFVRDRSKKKWLALLSTDVELADEQIIALYKRRWDIEVFFKITKSYLNLAKEFQSRSYDALVAHTSIVFARYIMLALARRTSKDPRTLGSLFHAGCDELRQVSFAEALRLLLDQLEQLVKSFAETVAAPIMAMLAAFIAQIPDLLRRSLLLPTAKF
- a CDS encoding transposase, which translates into the protein MKKTRRKFSSAFKTQVVLEAIKERESLSELSTRFEVHPNVISNWKREFLSKASNVFERTSKEPENEKEKQELYAKIGQLEMEKEWLKKISRRAGL
- a CDS encoding IS3 family transposase encodes the protein MKELRSFISDSEMLSIRKQCELIDMNRSIYYYKPCAEKPENLHYMRLMDEFWLKHPTYGVLQMQDFLKGKGYSVNHKRVRRLLRKMGIMAIYPKKNLSKLGHASYIRPYLLRNLTIERPNQAWAIDITYIPMEKGFMYLTAIIDLYSRYVVGWDISNSLEATHSLEVLKKAIKTHGAPEIINSDQGSQFTSALWTNYLDNAEIKVSMDGKGRAIDNIFIERLWRTVKQDYVYLHPAQNGWELHQGLKDFFIRYNTKKTHQGIGRRIPLMVYQQCA